The Heyndrickxia vini genome contains a region encoding:
- the fabI gene encoding enoyl-ACP reductase FabI — protein sequence MNLSLQGKTFVVMGVANKRSIAWGIARSLHAAGARLIFTYGRERTEKSVKQLVETLETNNSIILQCDVTSDEQIHTCFSKIKEEVGTIHGIAHCVAFANKEELSGEYLNVTREGFLLAQNISAYSLSAIAKEVKNLELMAEGGSFITLSYLGGERVMTNYNVMGVAKASLEASVKYLASNLGQYGIRVNSISAGPIRTLSAKGVSDFNTILKEVEEKSPLRRCTTPEEVGDTAVFLFSDMSRGITGENIHVDSGYHVIGY from the coding sequence ATGAATCTTTCTTTACAAGGTAAAACTTTTGTTGTCATGGGAGTTGCGAATAAACGCAGTATTGCGTGGGGGATTGCTCGCTCACTTCATGCGGCGGGAGCACGCTTAATTTTCACATATGGCCGTGAACGTACGGAAAAAAGTGTAAAACAGTTAGTTGAAACCCTTGAAACGAATAATTCCATTATTCTTCAATGTGATGTAACAAGCGATGAACAAATCCATACATGTTTCAGCAAAATTAAAGAAGAAGTTGGCACTATTCATGGGATCGCTCATTGTGTAGCTTTTGCGAATAAAGAGGAGCTCAGTGGTGAGTATTTGAATGTTACACGTGAAGGATTTTTATTGGCGCAAAATATTAGCGCATATTCACTTTCCGCAATCGCTAAAGAAGTGAAAAATTTAGAATTAATGGCTGAGGGAGGAAGTTTTATTACTTTATCCTACCTCGGTGGCGAGCGTGTAATGACGAACTACAACGTGATGGGAGTTGCGAAAGCATCTTTAGAAGCAAGTGTAAAATATTTAGCGAGTAATCTTGGTCAATATGGCATACGTGTAAATTCGATTTCAGCAGGACCGATACGTACCCTTTCTGCAAAAGGTGTTAGTGATTTTAACACAATTTTGAAAGAAGTAGAGGAAAAGTCACCGCTTCGTCGTTGTACAACACCAGAAGAAGTAGGAGATACAGCTGTATTCCTTTTCAGTGATATGTCTAGAGGAATTACTGGAGAAAACATCCATGTTGATTCAGGCTATCATGTAATAGGCTATTAA